The proteins below are encoded in one region of Sulfitobacter sp. SK012:
- a CDS encoding calcium-binding protein, protein MPTYTLSGFGETSDRFGNTISENESTLIIRTSAGAPGTFSYTNFGPVFEGIRLADLNIPGLIDITLDGVSLDDLGAFSFIAQVNGSFGSVPIYSVGNDSTFAVFQLSGPDISTISDDFFGDDIDIGLITSGPFAPNQTIQFDEIAQLGATVPDITQGADDITGTGASEEIASLGGNDTVAALGGNDTVLAGNGDDSVNGGNGNDVIYLGAGNDFAFGANGNDTIGGGGGNDTVYGGYGSDVIFVGNGVDFVGGGAGDDTIYGGGGGDTLYGGGGDDLIGAGGGDAADQVWGSVGRDEIYTGGGNDTAGGGADADEIWTGTGEDVIYGGGGNDLLGGAAGADSVYGAAGNDTVYGGGGDDYVAGGTGNDALFGGAGNDTVLGGDGNDAVYGFTENDDLSGGSGNDTLFGGTGNDTLDGGTGINRMTGGAGADVFVFAATADTITDFAVNVDEVLMSTAAGITDFTDMIANHASNSGGNVVITSATNATLTLEGLAVGDLVEDDFIF, encoded by the coding sequence TTGCCCACATACACACTTTCCGGTTTCGGAGAAACTTCTGACAGGTTTGGCAATACAATAAGCGAGAACGAGAGCACTCTGATCATTCGCACCAGCGCTGGCGCGCCTGGCACCTTCTCCTATACCAACTTTGGCCCTGTTTTCGAAGGTATCAGGCTGGCGGATTTAAACATACCTGGCCTCATAGATATCACGTTGGATGGCGTATCACTGGACGATCTTGGTGCTTTCTCATTCATTGCGCAGGTAAACGGGAGCTTCGGAAGCGTTCCAATATATTCGGTCGGCAACGATTCAACCTTTGCAGTTTTTCAGCTTTCCGGGCCTGATATTTCGACTATCTCGGACGATTTTTTCGGAGACGACATTGATATTGGACTGATTACATCGGGCCCCTTCGCGCCAAACCAAACGATACAGTTCGATGAGATCGCTCAGTTGGGCGCAACTGTCCCCGACATTACCCAAGGTGCAGATGACATTACCGGCACCGGTGCCTCTGAGGAAATCGCCTCGCTTGGTGGCAATGACACGGTCGCAGCCCTTGGCGGCAACGACACAGTTCTGGCCGGCAATGGTGACGACTCTGTAAACGGGGGGAATGGCAACGACGTGATATACCTTGGCGCGGGCAATGACTTTGCCTTTGGCGCGAACGGTAATGACACCATTGGCGGTGGCGGCGGCAATGACACCGTTTATGGTGGCTACGGATCGGACGTTATTTTTGTTGGCAACGGCGTTGACTTTGTCGGCGGCGGAGCAGGCGACGACACCATTTACGGCGGTGGCGGCGGCGATACGCTCTACGGCGGAGGTGGTGATGATCTCATTGGGGCTGGTGGTGGCGATGCTGCGGATCAAGTCTGGGGTTCGGTTGGCCGCGACGAGATCTATACCGGTGGTGGCAATGACACCGCTGGTGGTGGTGCCGATGCAGACGAGATCTGGACCGGGACTGGTGAAGACGTAATTTACGGTGGTGGCGGCAACGATCTGCTGGGCGGTGCTGCGGGCGCGGATAGCGTCTATGGTGCGGCGGGCAACGACACTGTCTACGGCGGTGGCGGCGATGACTATGTCGCAGGTGGCACCGGCAATGACGCGCTCTTTGGCGGAGCCGGGAATGACACCGTGCTTGGTGGTGACGGCAATGATGCGGTCTACGGCTTCACTGAAAACGATGATCTGTCTGGCGGGTCGGGCAATGATACGCTTTTCGGCGGCACCGGCAACGACACGCTTGACGGTGGCACAGGTATCAACCGGATGACAGGTGGTGCCGGGGCGGATGTTTTTGTCTTTGCGGCGACCGCAGATACGATCACCGATTTCGCGGTGAATGTGGACGAAGTGCTGATGAGCACGGCAGCAGGCATTACCGATTTCACGGATATGATCGCAAATCACGCCAGTAATTCCGGCGGCAATGTGGTCATCACATCAGCTACAAATGCGACATTGACGTTAGAAGGTCTGGCTGTCGGCGATCTGGTTGAGGATGATTTCATCTTCTGA
- a CDS encoding calcium-binding protein: MQLYYQYHLTSNVEALDTDIRDLEIVRLSTGTYLYSATGQGGGVSMYRLRADGNQALLRDTSHYSGPQNGTAIGQLTEVELNGMRQLLVGGLDGAALAGNRLLDNGELGGRIITTLPGSTAEPTALAVLLGNGTEALYAVDEAGGLLTTYTVRNDGSLGQRSVASSDRDAFTLDVEVQLEIATIGNRSFVLAADSGGDGVSSFMVTNVATGALGATDRLGAEQGLGIDTPTVLQTVQAYGATWVLVGSAGSGSISVMRLFYDGRLEATDHILDSRDTRFDDLAAMDVVRVGDQALVVAGGGDDGLSLLSLLPDGQLVHLQSIAHDGENGLDNISSIEVIKLNGRLQVFVSATNTPGVMQFSIDVSNIGIVMRDTGVATDRLTGGAGDDMIVGGLGVDILNGGAGDDIMVSGYGRGVMDGGSGRDIFVIRPGEGMIRIRDFNPSEDRLDLGHLPMLRNTGQLNINQTGYGARITYGDTVIDIDSHNGQSLGTRDFFPGSMQRLGTPDRAMILSGPYDPSLVVNNAGAGTPDYGPRTQYAGGIGDVRGGPTYGGDGPGSNVGTSVSTSSSGTTGGTGLPGARGAATPGRTVNATERAQVISGSVGDDTISVGGGNDRVFSGAGHDFVAAGLGNDMVGSGSGWDTVNGGWGNDSIYGGSGNDLIRGQGGHDELWGGNQNDIVEGGAGNDLLGGGRGDDIVRGGDGNDTVYAFWGADRIGGGNGNDEIWGGYGTDTIWGDGGSDTIGLYDGNDAASGGWGSDLIYGGRGNDRLEGNGGHDELYGAPGADTINGGSGSDTIYGGSENDWVNGGEGADLIYGGRGRDTIVGGNGNDRLGGGADADSFVFHARHGTDRVADFRVNQDQLHFDIENLSLEDVRITQVGNNAVVNTIQGTITLEGVRASSLDSDDFLFG, encoded by the coding sequence GTGCAGCTTTATTATCAATATCATCTGACCTCGAACGTTGAGGCGTTGGACACCGATATCCGCGATCTGGAGATTGTGCGGTTGTCTACAGGGACGTATCTGTATTCGGCCACAGGGCAGGGTGGCGGAGTAAGTATGTACCGGCTGCGGGCGGACGGCAATCAAGCACTGCTGCGCGATACATCGCATTATTCTGGTCCACAGAATGGGACGGCGATTGGTCAACTGACCGAAGTAGAGCTGAACGGGATGCGGCAGCTGTTGGTTGGCGGGCTTGACGGGGCTGCTCTGGCCGGGAACCGCTTGCTTGACAACGGAGAACTGGGCGGGCGCATCATCACGACGTTGCCGGGCAGTACGGCGGAACCTACGGCGCTTGCTGTATTGCTCGGCAATGGAACAGAAGCGCTTTACGCGGTGGATGAGGCTGGTGGGCTACTCACCACTTACACAGTGCGCAACGATGGCAGTTTGGGGCAGCGGTCTGTGGCGAGCAGCGACCGCGATGCATTCACCTTGGACGTTGAGGTTCAGCTAGAGATTGCCACCATTGGCAATCGCTCTTTTGTGTTGGCGGCCGACAGCGGCGGCGACGGCGTATCAAGTTTTATGGTGACAAACGTGGCGACGGGCGCGCTGGGTGCGACCGACAGGTTGGGCGCAGAGCAGGGTTTGGGGATCGATACGCCGACGGTGCTGCAGACCGTGCAGGCTTACGGGGCCACATGGGTGCTGGTCGGATCAGCGGGCAGCGGATCTATTTCAGTGATGCGGTTGTTCTATGATGGTCGGCTCGAGGCGACGGATCATATTTTGGACAGCCGCGATACGAGGTTTGATGATTTGGCGGCCATGGACGTGGTCAGGGTCGGGGATCAAGCGCTGGTTGTCGCGGGCGGTGGTGACGACGGGTTAAGCCTGCTGAGCTTGCTGCCGGATGGGCAACTCGTCCATCTGCAAAGCATCGCGCATGATGGCGAAAATGGGCTTGATAATATTTCGTCCATCGAGGTGATCAAGCTTAACGGTCGGTTGCAGGTCTTTGTCTCTGCCACCAATACGCCTGGGGTGATGCAGTTTTCGATTGATGTAAGCAACATCGGCATTGTGATGCGCGATACCGGAGTAGCCACCGACCGGTTGACTGGGGGCGCAGGCGACGACATGATCGTGGGCGGTTTGGGCGTTGATATTCTGAACGGTGGTGCGGGCGATGACATCATGGTTTCGGGCTATGGGCGCGGGGTCATGGATGGGGGTTCGGGGCGCGATATTTTCGTCATCCGCCCCGGTGAGGGGATGATCCGCATCCGCGATTTCAACCCGAGCGAGGACAGACTTGATCTGGGACACCTGCCGATGCTGCGTAATACAGGGCAACTGAACATAAACCAAACTGGCTACGGCGCGCGGATCACCTATGGCGATACCGTGATCGACATCGACAGCCATAATGGTCAGAGTTTGGGGACACGTGACTTCTTTCCCGGTTCTATGCAACGCCTTGGAACACCGGACCGCGCCATGATCCTAAGTGGGCCTTATGATCCGTCACTTGTGGTTAACAACGCTGGTGCCGGCACGCCCGATTATGGCCCACGCACACAGTACGCTGGCGGCATCGGCGATGTCCGCGGCGGGCCGACCTATGGGGGCGACGGACCCGGCAGCAACGTTGGGACTTCAGTTTCCACAAGCAGCAGTGGAACAACGGGCGGAACGGGCCTTCCCGGTGCCCGAGGTGCCGCTACTCCCGGACGTACTGTTAACGCCACTGAACGAGCGCAGGTCATTTCAGGCAGCGTCGGCGATGACACGATCAGCGTAGGCGGTGGCAATGATCGGGTCTTTTCTGGCGCAGGGCATGACTTTGTGGCGGCGGGGCTTGGCAATGACATGGTCGGATCGGGTTCAGGCTGGGACACCGTCAACGGGGGGTGGGGGAATGACAGTATTTACGGAGGTTCAGGTAACGATTTGATCCGCGGTCAAGGTGGCCATGATGAGCTTTGGGGCGGTAACCAAAATGACATCGTTGAGGGTGGTGCTGGCAACGACCTTCTAGGTGGCGGGCGCGGAGATGACATCGTGCGTGGGGGTGATGGCAATGACACTGTCTATGCGTTTTGGGGTGCTGACCGGATCGGCGGAGGGAACGGAAATGATGAAATCTGGGGTGGCTATGGCACTGATACGATCTGGGGCGATGGAGGATCTGATACGATTGGGCTCTATGATGGCAATGATGCGGCCTCGGGAGGGTGGGGCAGCGACCTGATTTATGGCGGCCGCGGCAATGATCGATTGGAGGGCAACGGCGGCCACGATGAGCTATATGGTGCCCCCGGCGCGGATACGATCAACGGCGGATCCGGCAGTGATACCATCTATGGCGGCTCTGAAAACGACTGGGTCAATGGAGGCGAGGGCGCAGACTTAATATATGGCGGTCGGGGACGAGACACGATTGTTGGCGGCAATGGCAACGACCGCCTTGGTGGTGGCGCGGATGCCGACAGCTTTGTGTTTCATGCCCGTCACGGGACCGACCGTGTTGCAGATTTCCGGGTCAATCAGGATCAACTGCATTTTGATATTGAAAACCTCAGTCTTGAAGACGTGCGGATCACACAAGTGGGCAATAACGCGGTTGTTAATACGATACAGGGCACAATTACCCTCGAAGGCGTCCGCGCTTCTTCTCTCGACAGCGACGATTTCCTATTTGGATAG
- a CDS encoding calcium-binding protein encodes MPTYQFSGFQAFYDSNTGDATRVDRIEMSIRVRDGAPGTFSYTNGPLISGTSLRLAELDIPGLLDITVNGRPLPGGPDILFATVNWSGNTSLVFALSSFDSEMQFVLNGPELPIGTPAAFNFFPNRVSSITSITTGDFAPNQPIGFNEIAGVNVINAPEITAGDDYITGTTGADNIAALGGDDTVVSFAGADTVTAGDGNDSVTASDGNDVVYLGAGNDFALGGNGADTLGGGAGNDTVYGGYGFDLVFVADGRDFVGGGAGNDSIYGGDGADTIYGGSGNDLLGAGNDNAADQAWGDAGNDEIYTGGGNDVAGGGANADEIWTGTGNDTAYGGAGNDLLAGGSGFDDIYGGNGNDSIYAGTGYDYVDGGIGNDMLFGASGEDTLVGGAGNDELYGFTQADDLRGGNGNDTLFGGDGNDTLNGGTSINRMTGGAGEDTFVFAGRIDTITDFTEGEDVIRMGAAAGINSFADMMANHVVGAGGNVVITTDANSILTLQGVSISDLNQEDFIF; translated from the coding sequence GTGCCGACATATCAATTCTCTGGCTTTCAAGCCTTCTATGACAGCAATACAGGCGACGCTACTCGAGTAGATCGCATCGAAATGTCCATCCGCGTCCGCGACGGAGCTCCCGGCACATTCAGCTACACCAATGGACCCTTGATCTCCGGAACCAGCCTGCGCTTGGCCGAGCTGGACATTCCTGGCCTTTTGGACATCACCGTAAACGGGCGACCCTTGCCAGGAGGTCCAGATATACTCTTTGCCACAGTCAATTGGAGTGGAAATACATCTCTAGTATTTGCATTGTCATCTTTTGATTCAGAAATGCAATTTGTGCTCAACGGCCCAGAGCTGCCAATCGGTACACCCGCCGCGTTCAATTTCTTCCCAAATCGGGTCTCGTCAATCACTTCGATCACCACTGGTGACTTTGCGCCAAACCAACCTATTGGCTTCAACGAAATTGCAGGCGTCAACGTTATCAACGCACCCGAAATTACAGCGGGCGACGACTACATCACCGGCACAACCGGGGCTGACAATATTGCAGCGCTGGGAGGCGACGATACGGTTGTATCCTTTGCGGGTGCCGACACCGTGACCGCCGGTGACGGGAACGATTCCGTCACTGCCAGCGACGGCAATGATGTCGTCTACCTTGGAGCCGGCAATGACTTTGCCCTTGGCGGCAATGGCGCGGACACTTTGGGGGGCGGCGCTGGCAATGATACCGTCTACGGCGGCTACGGATTTGATCTCGTCTTCGTAGCCGATGGAAGAGACTTTGTTGGGGGAGGCGCTGGCAACGACAGTATTTATGGCGGCGACGGCGCAGATACCATCTATGGTGGCTCCGGCAACGACCTCTTGGGGGCTGGCAATGACAACGCTGCAGACCAAGCTTGGGGCGATGCCGGAAATGACGAAATTTACACTGGCGGCGGCAATGACGTTGCAGGTGGGGGGGCCAATGCAGATGAAATCTGGACTGGCACTGGCAACGACACCGCCTACGGTGGTGCTGGCAATGACCTTCTAGCCGGCGGTTCAGGTTTCGACGACATCTACGGAGGGAACGGCAACGATTCAATCTATGCCGGAACTGGATATGATTATGTCGATGGCGGTATCGGTAATGACATGCTCTTTGGCGCATCTGGCGAGGATACTTTAGTTGGCGGTGCCGGAAACGATGAACTCTATGGGTTTACCCAAGCAGACGACTTGCGTGGGGGAAATGGCAACGACACGCTATTTGGTGGCGACGGTAACGACACGTTGAATGGTGGAACCAGCATTAACCGAATGACCGGTGGTGCAGGTGAAGACACCTTCGTGTTTGCAGGCCGCATTGATACCATCACCGATTTCACCGAAGGCGAAGACGTCATCCGCATGGGAGCAGCTGCTGGGATCAACAGTTTTGCGGACATGATGGCCAACCATGTGGTTGGTGCAGGCGGCAACGTCGTCATCACGACAGATGCGAATTCAATCCTCACGTTGCAAGGCGTCTCGATATCAGACCTCAATCAGGAAGACTTCATTTTCTAG
- a CDS encoding M10 family metallopeptidase, whose translation MIDSCAFADAHETGPSIARANAEGSNGTINQMADFLTTGFWANLSGYRGDGRSFDTGAGAQITVNMNGLSASEQFLTRAALESWEMVADINFRETSGSADIAFEIATSGSYATTNLTGDTLLSATVNIDDGLLERYGATLDGYAFQTIMHEIGHALGLGHLGDYDGGADYSEATFINDSWSVSVMSYFNQNENTRDDASYARLATTMIADIAAIQDLYGTPGAGSVTAGDTIYGADSNLGNYLGDMFQLMSLGRTTGTYDGDPVSMTIWDAGGIDTLDYSFTTSNNTIRLYETGQSNVDGGTGNLTIAQGTLIENASSGSGHDTMQGNYANNTLRAGAGSDVVGGGNGNDALFGEDGNDTIYGGMGNDTAYGGNGWDELWAGGGNDVVLGGNGNDMIGGGTGADIIYSGVGSDTVYASGGSDIVGGFVGNDQLFGSGGNDTIYGGIGNDTVYGGDGDDAMGAGDGTDELLGGSGNDIIYGGRGDDTVLGGAGNDTISAGQGDDMISGGAGADQFYFGAGDDTLTDFDSGDTINFSYVSEIANFDDLMNNHIRDTDSGVLVEAGDGVTLLLENTTIASLDQGDFVF comes from the coding sequence ATGATCGACAGTTGTGCTTTTGCCGACGCCCATGAAACTGGTCCGTCCATTGCAAGAGCTAACGCTGAAGGCAGCAACGGCACTATTAACCAAATGGCAGATTTCCTGACTACCGGTTTTTGGGCCAATTTGTCAGGTTACCGCGGTGACGGGCGGTCCTTTGACACGGGTGCTGGGGCACAGATCACAGTGAACATGAACGGCCTTTCGGCGTCTGAACAGTTTTTAACCCGTGCCGCGCTGGAAAGCTGGGAAATGGTGGCAGACATCAATTTCCGCGAAACTTCAGGCTCCGCAGACATCGCCTTTGAAATTGCAACTAGCGGATCATATGCAACAACCAACCTGACTGGCGACACGCTACTTTCGGCCACCGTCAACATTGATGATGGGCTGCTCGAACGCTACGGGGCCACTCTGGATGGCTATGCTTTCCAAACCATCATGCACGAGATTGGTCATGCCTTAGGTTTGGGCCATTTGGGTGACTACGATGGCGGTGCCGATTATTCAGAAGCGACATTCATCAATGACAGCTGGAGCGTGTCGGTGATGTCGTACTTCAATCAAAACGAAAACACTCGCGACGATGCGAGTTATGCACGGCTGGCCACAACGATGATCGCCGACATCGCGGCCATCCAAGACCTCTACGGCACGCCCGGGGCAGGCTCTGTGACCGCAGGCGATACTATTTATGGCGCAGACTCAAACCTCGGCAACTATCTTGGCGATATGTTCCAACTAATGAGTTTGGGCCGCACGACGGGCACCTATGATGGTGATCCTGTGTCGATGACGATCTGGGATGCAGGCGGGATTGATACCCTCGACTACAGCTTTACCACCAGTAACAATACGATCCGCCTCTATGAAACCGGTCAATCCAACGTGGATGGTGGCACCGGCAATCTGACCATTGCTCAAGGGACACTGATCGAAAACGCGTCCTCTGGGTCGGGTCATGACACAATGCAAGGCAATTACGCAAACAATACGCTGCGCGCTGGTGCGGGGAGCGATGTGGTAGGCGGCGGCAACGGCAATGACGCGCTCTTTGGGGAAGACGGGAATGACACCATCTATGGCGGGATGGGCAATGACACTGCTTACGGCGGGAATGGTTGGGACGAGCTTTGGGCCGGCGGTGGCAATGACGTTGTGTTGGGCGGAAACGGCAACGATATGATCGGTGGCGGCACTGGCGCGGATATTATCTACAGTGGTGTCGGCAGTGACACTGTCTATGCGAGTGGAGGCAGTGACATTGTCGGTGGTTTTGTTGGGAATGACCAACTTTTTGGCAGCGGTGGAAATGATACGATCTATGGCGGCATTGGCAACGATACGGTCTACGGCGGTGACGGCGACGACGCGATGGGTGCGGGTGACGGCACAGACGAACTGCTTGGCGGCAGCGGCAACGACATCATCTATGGCGGTCGCGGCGATGATACCGTCCTCGGTGGAGCTGGCAACGATACGATCAGTGCTGGCCAGGGTGACGATATGATCAGCGGCGGCGCGGGTGCAGACCAATTCTACTTCGGCGCAGGCGATGACACACTGACCGATTTCGACTCAGGTGATACCATAAACTTCTCTTACGTGAGCGAGATCGCTAATTTTGATGACTTAATGAACAACCACATCCGCGACACCGATTCCGGTGTGCTTGTCGAAGCGGGCGACGGAGTTACCCTTTTGCTGGAAAACACCACAATCGCGTCATTGGATCAGGGAGACTTCGTATTTTAA
- the glf gene encoding UDP-galactopyranose mutase translates to MAKKEILLVGAGLSGAVIGRRLAEAGHSVTIIDGRDHIGGNCHTARDADTGVLVHEYGPHIFHTDDDEVWDYVNGFATFMPYRNRVKTTAQGQVFSLPVNLHTINQFYGRTMGPTEARSFIETQADTTITDPQTFEEQALRFVGPDLYAAFFKGYTEKQWGCSPRDLPASILKRLPLRFNYDDNYFFHKHQGMPKDGYTPMITAILDHPSITVQLNTLYAPDMAANFAHVFWSGALDGYFGFELGRLGYRTLDFERFTHDGDYQGCAVMNYGDADVPHTRITEHKHFAPWESHDGSVCYREYSRAAGPDDIPYYPIRMVAEKELLAEYIDRAKATQGVTFVGRLGTYRYLDMDVTIREAMDTAAAYLAADASGDTLGAFHADPL, encoded by the coding sequence ATGGCGAAAAAAGAAATCCTATTGGTTGGTGCAGGGCTATCCGGCGCGGTTATTGGCCGTCGCCTGGCTGAGGCTGGCCATAGCGTCACAATTATTGACGGGCGCGACCATATCGGTGGCAATTGCCACACCGCCCGCGATGCAGATACCGGCGTGTTGGTGCATGAGTACGGCCCACATATTTTTCATACTGACGACGACGAAGTCTGGGATTACGTCAACGGCTTTGCGACGTTTATGCCCTACCGGAACCGGGTCAAGACGACCGCACAAGGCCAAGTTTTCTCCTTGCCAGTCAATCTGCACACCATCAACCAGTTCTATGGCCGCACCATGGGGCCAACTGAAGCGCGCAGCTTTATCGAGACCCAAGCCGATACCACCATCACCGATCCGCAGACTTTCGAAGAACAGGCGCTGCGCTTTGTTGGTCCCGATCTTTATGCAGCGTTTTTCAAGGGCTACACTGAAAAGCAATGGGGCTGCTCGCCCCGCGATCTGCCTGCATCGATCCTCAAGCGGCTGCCTTTGCGTTTCAATTACGACGACAACTATTTCTTTCATAAACATCAAGGGATGCCAAAGGACGGATATACTCCAATGATCACCGCGATTTTGGATCATCCGAGCATCACCGTGCAGCTGAATACGCTTTATGCGCCCGATATGGCGGCAAATTTTGCGCATGTGTTCTGGTCCGGTGCGCTTGACGGTTATTTCGGATTTGAGCTGGGCCGACTGGGCTACCGCACACTTGATTTCGAGCGGTTCACGCATGATGGCGATTATCAAGGCTGCGCTGTGATGAACTACGGTGACGCTGATGTTCCCCATACCCGCATCACCGAACACAAGCATTTCGCACCTTGGGAAAGCCATGATGGTTCCGTCTGTTACCGCGAATATTCGCGGGCGGCGGGGCCTGACGACATCCCCTATTACCCCATCCGCATGGTCGCAGAAAAAGAACTGCTGGCCGAGTATATCGACCGGGCAAAAGCCACGCAGGGCGTTACCTTCGTAGGCCGCCTGGGGACCTACCGCTACCTTGATATGGATGTGACGATCCGCGAGGCAATGGACACTGCAGCCGCATATCTCGCGGCTGACGCCAGCGGGGATACGCTTGGGGCGTTCCACGCAGACCCGCTATGA
- a CDS encoding M10 family metallopeptidase C-terminal domain-containing protein: MCTMCFQLPSAPDGCAFEVSQPVFARLREGNDAADGVNTAYTMSVGDSFSGSIDFNGDDDWIAINLVSGRNYTISLDGVTLNDTYLRLYDDAGSLVDYNDDANGRLDSELSFRLAYPSGTYYISAEAYSSFRTGSYELSVTGGSTPPQPPTGGAASLDTLANFLTEGYWGGRERSFSTVSDNIITVDIGGLTSSGRELARWAFEAWERVADIDFREVSFNADIEFDDFDDGAYANSQTSGGRITSSFVNVSTDWLRSNGTSIDSYSFQTYVHEIGHALGLGHQGDYNSNATYGFDENFRNDSWAQSVMSYFDQDENTFTSASFARLSGPMIADILAIQNLYGAADAGSATAGNTVYGQGTTLDGYMGTLFDALASGRTNSDYTGEPIAFAISDAGGIDRINLTYLNGDQYVDLRQQAFSNIAGLRENMSIARGTTIENLNLGNGNDTVYGNDASNILRSGGGSDLLFSQNGSDRVFSGVGNDTAYGGAGNDVLNGEAGFDQMWGGNGNDYLTGGAGNDVLGGGGGNDTLDGGIGADSLYAGGGDDRLLGRDGNDNLWTSYGNDTVSGGNGNDEIGGGFGNDNLYAGTGNDLVYGGFGNDVIYGGTGRDQIFAFNQNDFVDAGEGNDIVYLGRGNDTGRGGQGDDAIYGASGNDIIAGGGGNDTLTGGTGNDTFIFTGGDDRIADFNASSALERIDFSGYAPISSFADLRSNHLSSQGSNVLVNGTGGDSLLILGVNLNELDAGDFVF; this comes from the coding sequence ATGTGCACTATGTGTTTCCAATTGCCCAGCGCCCCTGACGGATGTGCGTTTGAAGTTTCGCAGCCAGTTTTTGCGCGCTTACGCGAAGGGAATGACGCAGCAGATGGCGTCAATACCGCTTATACTATGAGTGTTGGAGATTCATTTTCAGGCAGTATCGATTTTAACGGTGACGACGATTGGATCGCGATCAATTTAGTTTCCGGTCGGAATTATACAATCTCTCTGGATGGCGTGACCCTGAATGATACGTATCTAAGGCTTTACGATGATGCCGGATCTCTGGTCGACTACAATGATGACGCGAATGGTAGGCTCGATTCCGAATTGAGCTTTCGGCTCGCTTACCCGTCAGGCACTTATTACATTTCCGCTGAGGCTTACAGCTCCTTCCGAACCGGGAGTTACGAGTTGTCGGTGACCGGTGGCAGTACACCTCCGCAGCCGCCTACTGGGGGTGCAGCATCGCTTGATACTCTCGCCAACTTTCTAACCGAGGGCTATTGGGGCGGCCGCGAACGCAGTTTCAGCACCGTATCTGACAATATCATCACGGTCGACATCGGAGGATTAACATCCTCTGGCCGCGAGCTTGCCCGCTGGGCATTTGAAGCGTGGGAACGTGTGGCGGATATCGATTTCCGCGAAGTCTCTTTTAATGCGGACATCGAATTTGACGATTTTGATGATGGTGCATATGCGAATTCACAAACATCGGGCGGGCGGATTACCAGCTCCTTTGTGAACGTGTCAACCGACTGGCTGCGCAGCAATGGCACGTCGATCGACAGCTACTCATTCCAGACCTATGTGCACGAGATTGGCCACGCGCTCGGCCTGGGACATCAGGGCGATTACAATAGCAACGCGACCTACGGTTTCGACGAGAACTTCAGAAACGACAGCTGGGCGCAGTCGGTTATGTCGTATTTCGATCAAGATGAGAACACCTTCACCTCTGCCAGTTTTGCCCGCCTTTCGGGCCCAATGATCGCTGATATTCTCGCAATCCAGAACCTATACGGCGCCGCAGATGCAGGTTCCGCTACGGCAGGTAACACCGTTTACGGTCAGGGTACTACGTTGGATGGCTACATGGGAACGCTTTTCGATGCGCTCGCCTCCGGGCGAACGAACAGTGATTATACCGGTGAACCAATTGCGTTCGCGATCAGCGATGCCGGCGGGATAGACCGGATCAATCTGACCTATCTAAATGGCGACCAATACGTTGATTTACGCCAACAAGCATTTTCGAACATTGCCGGACTTCGCGAAAACATGAGCATCGCGCGCGGCACAACTATTGAGAACCTGAACTTGGGCAATGGCAACGATACTGTCTATGGCAATGACGCGTCAAATATACTGAGATCTGGCGGCGGTTCCGATCTGCTGTTCTCGCAGAACGGCAGTGACCGGGTATTCAGCGGTGTGGGCAATGACACTGCGTACGGCGGTGCAGGTAATGACGTTCTGAATGGCGAGGCCGGTTTTGACCAAATGTGGGGAGGGAACGGCAACGATTATTTGACGGGCGGCGCAGGCAACGATGTTCTAGGTGGTGGTGGCGGCAATGACACGCTTGACGGCGGCATCGGCGCAGACAGCCTTTATGCTGGGGGAGGCGATGACCGACTTTTGGGTAGAGACGGAAACGACAACCTCTGGACTTCCTATGGCAACGACACTGTCAGCGGCGGAAATGGCAATGACGAGATAGGCGGAGGCTTTGGCAACGACAACCTCTATGCCGGGACCGGTAACGATCTTGTCTATGGTGGCTTTGGCAATGATGTCATTTATGGCGGCACAGGTCGGGACCAAATCTTTGCATTCAATCAAAACGACTTCGTCGATGCGGGTGAAGGCAATGATATTGTCTATTTGGGCCGAGGGAATGACACGGGCCGCGGCGGCCAAGGCGATGATGCTATTTATGGTGCCAGCGGCAATGACATTATCGCGGGCGGCGGTGGCAATGACACCTTAACTGGCGGAACCGGCAACGATACCTTCATCTTTACCGGTGGAGACGACCGTATTGCCGATTTCAACGCGAGTTCGGCATTAGAGAGGATCGATTTTTCCGGCTATGCGCCCATTTCCAGCTTCGCTGATCTGCGCAGCAACCACCTATCCAGCCAAGGCTCAAATGTCTTGGTGAACGGCACCGGCGGAGACAGCCTGCTCATTCTAGGTGTCAATTTGAATGAGTTGGACGCAGGCGATTTTGTGTTTTGA